A single window of Plasmodium reichenowi strain SY57 chromosome 14, whole genome shotgun sequence DNA harbors:
- a CDS encoding hypothetical protein (conserved Plasmodium protein, unknown function): MSIQENQKVLRSLIRTVGRISQFFDEYDMWKCFLSNIYRYENEKCDKYNDFMKYYLNNNTHYCPITSSNKKLRGELLKYMRRNINDEQVYNIGFTAIRHLGRIKNLLTNVSSNNNNNMNIQNNVEKNIMKMVYNKNIWASKEEEFLFKKNLTMIHFNNNDERRKNSMDRYTDTLYENEKNKKSKKGKKSYSLKKKYTMNRRLHKASFEEISHVRDNIHRVESTNDGDITNDGDITNNNNITNNDNITNNDNITNNDNITNNDNITNNDNITNNQHNNDALVNNNNFTCNDKPTSNVLFNKINLLNRNKNNAFKKSIHKNEIKKGTILISHPLTSSPLWNRAVILITNKEKNNIVCGLILNKHPLYNDYMEMSNNKLINKILNKIYLKKKKFIQDIIGDYISNTKERNKVKDNINDNIINDENNVKGICNNVNVDILNNHEEQLKEERNDEEEEEEEENTMKNNMRNKCDTLEDSNIIYNEENIKDNIHNEKNLPIKNNISEICNENTYTHCNEQDNVEGEMKYEEKHDISNNHNIINNFKNNEFLKSKNKKNNNYLLEQKKYEIEKKKDLKYNNQTNNSDDFPTLKDLQEMFLRIQFRSSTKHHMNKKVKKKNNFFVMMDEHLLDIITHYIIKLNKVPLYLRFLPSYNIGSMTDIKNEIKKLQFLNEFYKIYFEKYNKWKVVIINNRIHIFDKEKNKNKINALDNNSTETKNNQEDKKLTEEEKELIHKKIQKFKETNQLSFDPKENDKKKKNKKHKNYNKNNTHYEKSANNTTVNNTNKGIYDKIDENETNTQMKHQENFYDSQQEEDQDEDEDDNDEYEDEDEDDYDDEDDEDEDEDEDEDEEDSYDEDDEDVDEEDSYDHMDEANDKLVHQNGEYNHTIKENNYKASQNQEIIHNNETNQKNNKASSINKINTNKIHANYLLGNPVNLFWLGGPLPGLTILHNMKKYSKNVVVNDLIYEGYNEGVNENINQNINQNINQNINQNINQNINQNINQNINQSINTNEKINMLNNVNMNNSVNVLNNVNMNDNINIIHNNNVMLNDNATNNFTCSTMSNMNEEQYNIKHCNIINNNMNDVHNNMNDVHNNMNDGHNNMNKGHKKLIKRFIGKATWDMNQLVDELNNDYWIAINCDNKELLSNIIFNASNNTDSNNINNNFDSSTCGNVSTNSYKGECLWEKILASLNNDYEQISKIPQTVIDNFLKDFKSIENE, from the coding sequence ATGTCAATACAAGAAAACCAAAAAGTGTTGCGTTCTTTAATACGGACAGTAGGAAGGATATCTCAATTTTTTGATGAATATGATATGTGGAAATGTTTTTTGTCGAATATTTATAGATATGAAAATGAGAAATgtgataaatataatgattttATGAAATACTATTTAAACAACAATACACATTATTGTCCTATAACATcaagtaataaaaaattaagaggagaattattaaaatatatgagGAGAAATATAAACGATGAACaagtatataatataggTTTTACAGCTATACGACATTTAGgaagaataaaaaatttattgaCAAATGTAtcatcaaataataataataatatgaatatacaaaataatgtagagaaaaatattatgaagatggtttataataaaaatatctGGGCTTCTAAAGAAGaagaatttttatttaaaaagaatttaacaatgatacattttaataataatgatgaaagAAGGAAGAATTCGATGGATCGTTACACTGATACTTTGTATgagaatgaaaaaaataaaaaaagtaaaaaagGTAAAAAATCGTATAgcttaaaaaaaaagtatacGATGAATAGACGATTACATAAAGCTTCCTTTGAAGAAATATCTCATGTGAGGGACAACATCCACAGGGTAGAAAGCACAAACGATGGTGACATTACAAACGATGGTGATATTAcaaacaataataatattacaaacAATGACAATATTACAAACAACGACAATATTACAAACAATGACAATATTACAAACAATGACAATATTACAAACAACGACAATATTACAAACAATCaacataataatgatgctcttgtaaataataataattttactTGTAACGACAAACCAACTTCAAACgtattatttaataaaatcaaTCTTTTAAAcagaaataaaaataatgcgttcaaaaaaagtattcataaaaatgaaattaaaaaaggtACTATACTAATATCACACCCGTTAACGTCAAGCCCTTTATGGAATAGAGCTGTTATTCTTATTACgaataaagaaaaaaataatatagtTTGTGGTCTTATATTAAACAAACATCCTTTGtataatgattatatgGAAATgtcaaataataaattaataaataaaattttaaataagatatatttaaaaaagaaaaaatttattcAAGATATTATAGGTGATTATATAAGCAATACtaaagaaagaaataaagTGAAGGACAACATAAAcgataatataataaatgatgaaaacAATGTAAAAGGTATATGTAATAATGTAAACgtagatatattaaataatcaCGAAGAACaattaaaagaagaaagaaatgatgaagaagaagaagaagaagaagaaaatactatgaaaaataatatgagAAATAAATGTGATACGTTAGAAGatagtaatattatatataatgaagaaaatataaaggataatatacataatgaaaagaatttacctattaaaaataatatatccGAAATATGTAATGAGAACACATATACTCATTGTAATGAACAAGATAATGTAGAAGGAGAAATgaaatatgaagaaaaacatgatatttcaaataatcataatataataaataattttaaaaataatgaattcTTAAAAAGtaagaacaaaaaaaataataactaCTTATTAGaacaaaagaaatatgaaatagaaaaaaaaaaagatttaaaatataataaccAAACAAATAATTCAGATGATTTTCCAACATTAAAAGATTTACAAGAAATGTTTTTAAGAATACAATTTCGTAGTTCTACTAAACatcatatgaataaaaaagtaaaaaaaaaaaataatttttttgttatgATGGATGAGCATCTATTAGATATTATAActcattatattattaaattaaataagGTTCCCTTGTACTTACGATTCTTACcttcatataatataggTTCTATGAcagatattaaaaatgaaattaaaaaattacaatTCCTAAACGAGTtctataaaatttatttcgaaaaatataacaaatgGAAAGTagttattattaataatcgtatacatatatttgataaggaaaaaaacaaaaataaaattaatgcATTAGATAATAACTCTAcagaaacaaaaaataatcaagaagacaaaaaattaacagaagaagaaaaagaattaattcataaaaaaatacaaaaatttaaagaaaCGAATCAACTCAGTTTCGATCCAAAGGAAAATgacaaaaagaaaaaaaataaaaaacataaaaattacAACAAAAACAATACACATTATGAAAAATCAGCAAACAATACAACAGTTAACAATACAAATAAAGGTATTTATGATAAGATAGATGAAAATGAAACAAACACACAAATGAAACATCaagaaaatttttatgACTCTCAACAGGAAGAAGACCAAGACGAAGACGAGGACGACAATGACGAATATGAAGATGAAGATGAAGACgattatgatgatgaagatgatgaGGATGAAGATGAGGATGAAGATgaagatgaagaagatagttatgatgaagatgatgaGGATGTAGATGAAGAAGATAGTTATGATCATATGGATGAAGCAAATGATAAATTGGTACATCAAAATGGTGAATATAACCATAccataaaagaaaataattataaagCATCACAGAATCAAgaaattatacataataatgaaacaaatcaaaaaaataataaagcatcttctataaataaaattaacacaaataaaatacatgCAAACTATTTATTAGGAAACCCCGTAAATTTGTTTTGGCTAGGAGGCCCTCTACCTGGATTAACCATTTTAcataatatgaaaaaatattcgAAAAATGTCGTAGTGAATGATTTGATATATGAAGGGTATAATGAAGGtgtaaatgaaaatataaaccaaaatataaaccaaaatataaaccaaaatataaaccaaaatataaatcaaaatataaaccAAAATATAAACCAAAATATAAACCAAAGTATTAACAcgaatgaaaaaataaacatgTTAAATAATGTAAACATGAACAACAGCGtaaatgttttaaataacgtaaatatgaatgataatataaatataatacataataataatgttatGTTAAATGATAACGCAACGAACAATTTCACATGCTCAACTATGTCCAACATGAATGAAGAGCAGTACAATATCAAACATTGTAAtatcataaataataatatgaacgATGTTCACAATAATATGAACGatgttcataataatatgaacgatggtcataataatatgaacaagGGTCATAAAAAATTGATAAAGAGATTTATTGGAAAAGCTACATGGGATATGAACCAACTCGTTGATGAATTGAATAATGATTATTGGATAGCAATAAATTGTGAcaataaagaattattatctaacattatatttaatgcATCTAATAACACagatagtaataatattaataataattttgataGTTCAACTTGTGGGAATGTGTCTACTAATTCTTATAAAGGAGAATGTCTATGGGAAAAAATATTGGCATCTTTAAATAATGACTATGAACAGATATCAAAAATACCACAAACTGTTATAGATAACTTTTTAAAGGATTTTAAAAGTATAGAAAATgaatga
- a CDS encoding 14-3-3 protein, putative gives MNYDHNNNLMRKKIQVNKIKSPKDFVHFRKAKTVEGNVKIKNHVLFNDTKKNGKEKIKNLSRTYQTIDDRTLNGSKKNKKKKIHYNNLINYPKKTNLPLEVNTYSDEDNIISKKLEKETEEKIKYIKDKILNKYKDLFETYNNIINVLINSNEEIKVELNRETIYNFLKMSYKYADYNYSIACAILLLIDRLNYPDIELNENEKEGLENIFKSYSYHTILSYKYAFKAYHHNDKDTNNNNDHKNNHNNNNNCITSQVKKNICKSIRHKIKNQFLLNSEAIINLINCIFYTIKEERNKFFYTYLNANQYKIISDMTETGVKYKYEQLAERTFKRALDLGMVYLKPTDINFLNLASSYIYFLYFNLGYEQKALNICIDIFDKSSNILDEIEDKDHAHKCLEILSKMRHNIKRWSKKLNKNSILFLTF, from the coding sequence atgaactatgatcataataataatttaatgagaaaaaaaatacaagtgaataaaattaaatcTCCAAAAGATTTTGTACATTTTCGGAAAGCGAAAACAGTAGAAGGAAAtgttaaaataaaaaatcatgtactttttaatgataccaaaaaaaatggaaaagAGAAAATCAAAAATTTATCTCGAACATATCAAACTATAGATGATCGTACATTAAATGGAAgtaaaaagaataaaaaaaaaaaaattcattataataatttaataaattatccTAAAAAAACAAATCTTCCTTTAGAAGTAAATACATATTCTgatgaagataatattatatctaaaaaattagaaaaagaaactgaagaaaaaataaaatacataaagGACAAGAtcttaaataaatataaagatcTCTTTGAAACatacaataatattataaatgtattaattAATAGTAATGAAGAGATCAAAGTTGAATTAAATAGAGAAACTATTTAtaactttttaaaaatgtcGTATAAATATGCtgattataattattctaTTGCATGTGCAATACTTTTATTGATAGATAGGTTAAATTATCCTGACATagaattaaatgaaaatgaaaaagagggtttagaaaatatatttaaatctTATAGTTATCATActatattatcatataaatatgcCTTTAAAGCATATCATCACAACGACAAAGacacaaataataataatgatcaCAAAAACAATcacaacaataataataactGTATTACGTCTcaagtaaaaaaaaatatatgtaaatcTATTCGCCATAAAATTAAGAATcaatttcttttaaattcGGAAGCTATCATAAATCTAATaaattgtattttttatacaataAAAGAGGAACGAAATAAATTCTTCTATACTTATTTAAATGCCAatcaatataaaataatatcaGATATGACTGAAACAGGAgtgaaatataaatatgaacaaCTAGCTGAACGAACATTTAAAAGAGCTTTAGATTTAGGGATGGTTTATTTGAAACCTACCgatattaattttttaaatttgGCTAGTAGctacatttattttttatatttcaatTTAGGATATGAACAAAAAGCATTGAATATATGTATAGACATATTTGACAAATcttcaaatatattagaCGAAATTGAAGATAAAGATCATGCACATAAATGTTTAGAAATTTTAAGTAAAATGAGGCATAACATAAAACGTTGGtctaaaaaattaaataaaaatagtatactctttttaacattttga
- a CDS encoding actin-related protein, putative codes for VNFLCGGEDISSLVVDLGFYSCKIGHNQEDTPRIFLNSICGEREMNDEYENYMDGSLKNINYKELKYPLNLYNRNEHIRIKPLFYKDDNKDDIKLNADVFEKILEYSIEGIEIPKVFECSDDIIMDPIKLGGLNLNFEEHPILLTEFNMHNHKIREQMTEILFEKYNIPALYFAKKAKLTSFSLGRSTSLVIDIGYNSLDINPVYEGYVLQKNSLEYNIGGQYFDKLIYEQLIKDNVNIIPYFVYCNGYDNMHTCFNDNINGSIHNNNHNNIGDNNNIGDNNNIGDNNNIGDNNNIGDNNNIGDNNNIGYNNHHGNSNTYQENSIEKTLNPFYNIHHSYKEECILDVIRYMKESVCRTRIINDDSKWEEKKYSIQNITNLNEQNNIHISNENNIKDGCTKEEFFELPDGYKINIHKYKYDIAEHLFHSIPSLNNFKGLPQSIINCIISTDVDIRKELLQSIVITGGSSLFPGLIERLHNSLKEKECFTQSNKFKILNMTSLVEQKYSSWLGGSILASLGTFQQMWVSKKEYHESGHNIILDRCF; via the coding sequence atgtaaattttttatgtgGAGGAGAAGATATATCTTCCCTAGTAGTAGATTTAGGTTTTTATAGTTGTAAAATAGGACACAATCAAGAAGATACGCCACgtatatttttgaataGTATATGTGGAGAAAGAGAAATGAATGATGAATACGAAAATTATATGGATGGatctttaaaaaatataaattataaagaattaaaatatcctttaaatttatataatagaaATGAGCATATAAGGATCAAAccattattttataaagatgataataaagatgatattaaattaaatgcAGATGTTTTTGAAAAGATATTAGAGTATTCTATTGAAGGTATAGAGATACCTAAAGTATTTGAATGTAGtgatgatataataatggATCCTATAAAATTGGGTGgattaaatttaaattttgaGGAACATccaatattattaacagAATTTAATATGCATAATCATAAAATAAGAGAACAGATGACcgaaatattatttgaaaaatataatataccTGCATTATATTTTGCAAAGAAAGCAAAGTTAACATCCTTTAGTTTAGGGAGATCTACATCTTTAGTTATAGATATAGGATATAATTCTTTGGATATAAATCCAGTATATGAAGGATATGTTCTTCAGAAAAATTCATtggaatataatattggaggacaatattttgataaattaatatatgagcaattaataaaagacaatgtaaatattattcCTTATTTTGTGTATTGTAATGGCTATGATAATATGCATACATGTTTTAATGACAACATTAACGGTAGcattcataataataatcacAATAATATTGGtgataacaataatattggtgataacaataatattggtgataacaataatattggtgataacaacaatattggtgataacaacaatattggtgataacaataatattggttataataatcatcatGGTAATAGCAATACATACCAAGAAAATTCTATAGAAAAAACTTTGAACccattttataatatacatcATTCATATAAAGAAGAATGTATTTTAGATGTAATTCGATATATGAAAGAAAGCGTTTGCAGAACACGTATTATAAATGATGATTCCAAATgggaagaaaaaaaatatagtaTACAAAACATTACAAATTTGAACGAACAAAATAACATACATATATCTAAtgagaataatataaaagatggATGTACAAAAGAAGAATTTTTTGAATTACCTGATggatataaaattaatattcataaatataaatatgatattgCTGAACATTTATTTCATTCTATACCTTCTCTAAACAATTTTAAAGGTTTACCACAGTCAATTATAAATTGTATTATATCGACAGATGTTGATATTAGAAAAGAACTTTTACAATCTATTGTTATTACAGGAGGTTCATCATTATTTCCTGGACTTATTGAAAGGTTACATAACTcattaaaagaaaaagaatgTTTTACACAATCAAATAAAttcaaaattttaaatatgacTTCTTTGGTAgaacaaaaatattcttCATGGCTAGGTGGATCCATTCTAGCTAGCTTGGGAACATTCCAACAAATGTGGGTTTCTAAAAAGGAATATCATGAATCAGGACATAATATCATACTTGATCgatgtttttaa
- a CDS encoding hypothetical protein (conserved Plasmodium protein, unknown function), giving the protein NEKGENHYNNNNNNNNNNECKYNNKRRVVDECLEESIENEYNRNIKKTYPSKNHLDENTLPDFLIKYYEWEELPSFYNLPYGLINKKNEHFFFKNKKECFNEYIKEKNTSLINIKNNDKKDHIHIKNCDNFNLNKGEKKDICVEEKQEEDVCIKKNYDDFVLSLIYDDIVTYFFKVQEKEMKVKGTPKNLQRENNNDQNHHDMRNVEGNITKLSYTDQQKILKINFKKEDTITKQEFQNGDCCENAQNCNYCEKGKSCANENKCTTKKECSGENKRVAKNECSGENKRVAKNECSDENKRVAKNECSGENKYTAKNDCSGENKYTSKNDCSGENTYTSKNDCSGEEGPNEINWMNDFISLTNMQILSKNCNKFKEWNNLEIVIPHIINYCCSVRSCICKNSFLTITYICKSLKEEKDILCKFFVYIFPFIIRKLDIKNNFLNKCVTNAIEEFMLHSSNMNDYEMLRLICSYSNDKNSCISKKMSYFVYLFLKNLPQNELINFRISDFASPFLDFINAKLEDTKKYIKQALQILLEYHEEDNIIDNFKVGLEKHEQNNQVHNFFLVSKQIRNILRSNNSNTLRKKYATFHDFKNTKIVKNVNKPKPSSFIF; this is encoded by the coding sequence TAATGAGAAGGGTGAAAACCATtacaacaataataataataataataataataatgaatgtaaatataataacaaaagaAGGGTAGTAGATGAATGTTTAGAAGAATCCATtgaaaatgaatataatagaaatataaaaaaaacgTATCCAAGTAAAAATCACTTAGATGAAAATACACTACCTGACtttcttataaaatattatgaatgGGAAGAACTGCcatcattttataatttacCATATGGTTtaattaacaaaaaaaatgaacattttttttttaagaataaaaaggaatgttttaatgaatatataaaagaaaaaaacactagtcttattaatattaaaaataatgataaaaaggACCATATTCACATTAAAAACTGtgataattttaatttaaataaaggagaaaaaaaagatatatgtGTAGAAGAAAAACAAGAAGAAGATGTGTGTATAAAAAAGAACTATGATGATTTTGTACTCTCCCTTATTTATGATGATATTGTAAcgtatttttttaaagttcaggaaaaagaaatgaaagTAAAAGGTACACCAAAAAATCTGCAAAgggaaaataataatgatcaAAATCATCATGATATGAGAAATGTGGAAGGAAATATAACCAAATTGAGCTACACTGATCAACagaaaattttaaaaataaattttaaaaaagagGATACCATAACAAAACAGGAGTTTCAAAATGGCGATTGTTGTGAGAATGCGCAAAATTGTAATTATTGCGAAAAGGGAAAAAGTTGTGCTAATGAGAATAAATGTACAACTAAAAAGGAATGTTCAGGTGAAAATAAACGTGTAGCTAAAAATGAATGTTCAGGTGAAAATAAACGTGTAGCTAAAAATGAATGTTCAGATGAAAATAAACGTGTAGCTAAAAATGAATGTTCAGgtgaaaataaatatacagCTAAAAATGACTGTTCAGgtgaaaataaatatacatcTAAAAATGACTGTTCAGGTgaaaatacatatacatcTAAAAATGACTGTTCAGGTGAAGAAGGTCCTAATGAAATAAACTGGATGAACGATTTTATCAGTTTAACCAACATGCAGATTTTATCaaaaaattgtaataaATTTAAGGAATGGAATAATTTAGAGATTGTAATTCctcatataataaattactGTTGTAGTGTTCGTTCATGTATATGTAAGAACAGTTTTTTAACTATAACATACATATGTAAAAGTTTAAAGGAAGAGAAGGATATTTTATGcaaattttttgtttatatatttccatttattataagaaaattggatataaaaaataattttttaaataaatgtgTAACTAATGCAATTGAAGAATTTATGTTACATAGTAGTAACATGAACGACTATGAGATGTTAAGATTAATATGTTCCTATTCGAACGATAAGAATTCTTGTATATCCAAAAAAATGTcttattttgtttatttgtttttaaaaaacttaccacaaaatgaattaattaatttcCGTATAAGCGATTTTGCATCACCTTTCTTAGATTTTATAAATGCAAAATTAGAAGATAcaaaaaagtatataaaaCAAGCATTACAAATATTGTTAGAATATCACGAAGAGGATAATATTATAGACAATTTCAAAGTAGGTCTTGAAAAAcatgaacaaaataatcAGGTGCACAATTTCTTTCTGGTCAGCAAacaaataagaaatattttaagaagtaataattcaaacactttaaggaaaaaataCGCAACTTTTCATGATTTCAAAAATACGAAAATAGTAAAAAATGTTAACAAACCCAAACCGTCttcattcattttttaa